The following are encoded together in the Methylobacterium radiotolerans JCM 2831 genome:
- a CDS encoding FecR family protein produces MTTAHDDNGHRDAAHARIEGQARAWVVRLTSGSATKADAEECAAWRADPEHDAAFLAAARLWQLTGRAFDGGAAVTGRQTSARPTRRHVLRRAAWGVGAASIAAGCGAVALRWPELSATYRTGTGELRTIILADGTRLELDAETSLDEGGADRRPVLRLHTGAVAVTATDGVPVTVQAAGMRATTSGSAGELAVSCRPAPDAAGWFGGRVVTVSCLAGGVEVRESDAAASTLLRAGYSIAVGRGPAAPHPLDNATTAWRRGLLVFRDTPLATVVDDLNRYRPGRIVLAGSVAASRRVTGVFHLDRPDEALTSIRTALGLAEYRLGERLILLR; encoded by the coding sequence ATGACGACGGCCCACGACGATAACGGGCATCGCGACGCGGCGCACGCCCGCATCGAGGGGCAGGCCCGGGCCTGGGTTGTCCGCCTGACATCGGGCTCGGCCACAAAGGCCGATGCGGAAGAATGTGCGGCTTGGCGAGCGGATCCGGAGCACGATGCCGCGTTCCTGGCTGCCGCCCGCCTCTGGCAACTGACGGGGCGTGCCTTCGACGGGGGAGCGGCTGTGACCGGCCGGCAGACCTCCGCCCGGCCGACACGCCGCCACGTCCTACGCCGGGCGGCCTGGGGGGTCGGAGCCGCATCGATCGCTGCGGGTTGCGGCGCCGTCGCCCTGCGCTGGCCGGAACTCAGCGCGACCTACCGCACCGGCACCGGTGAGCTCCGGACGATCATCCTTGCGGATGGCACGCGGCTCGAACTCGATGCCGAGACGTCCCTTGATGAGGGCGGTGCGGACCGGCGGCCGGTGCTGCGCCTCCACACCGGCGCGGTCGCGGTCACCGCCACGGACGGCGTGCCGGTGACGGTGCAGGCCGCCGGCATGCGCGCGACGACCAGTGGATCCGCCGGCGAACTCGCCGTCAGCTGCCGTCCGGCGCCCGACGCAGCGGGCTGGTTCGGCGGCCGAGTCGTCACGGTCTCGTGCCTCGCCGGGGGGGTTGAGGTCAGGGAGAGCGACGCGGCAGCCTCGACCCTGCTTCGCGCTGGATACAGCATCGCGGTCGGACGTGGTCCGGCGGCCCCGCATCCCCTGGACAACGCCACGACAGCCTGGCGCCGCGGCCTGCTCGTCTTCCGGGATACCCCGCTCGCCACGGTGGTGGACGATCTCAACCGCTACCGGCCCGGACGGATCGTGCTAGCCGGCAGCGTGGCCGCGTCGCGCCGCGTGACAGGCGTATTCCATCTCGACCGGCCAGACGAGGCGTTGACCAGCATCCGCACCGCGCTCGGCCTCGCCGAGTACCGCCTGGGCGAGCGCCTCATCCTCCTGCGCTAG
- a CDS encoding RNA polymerase sigma factor, giving the protein MAAASDTQSERNARFGLLYRSYQTALLRFLTNRVGREDAPDLVQETFVRMVQSGTDPGVIRNDRAFLFHVAGNVVADHGRATRRRNRLLTPDEVDALLSVPDESARPDRAAQARIEGQHLARALAEMPPRRAEAFRLSRLNGLSHQAIASRLGVSVRTVEGEIRMALDHCAERLGRRPPNP; this is encoded by the coding sequence ATGGCCGCGGCTTCCGATACCCAGAGCGAGCGAAATGCGCGGTTCGGTCTGCTCTATCGCTCCTACCAAACTGCGCTGCTGCGCTTCCTCACCAACCGAGTTGGCCGAGAGGACGCACCTGACCTGGTTCAGGAAACCTTCGTACGTATGGTTCAGAGCGGTACGGACCCCGGCGTCATTCGGAACGACAGGGCATTTCTCTTCCATGTCGCAGGCAATGTGGTCGCCGACCATGGCCGAGCAACCCGCCGCCGCAACCGGCTCCTCACGCCCGACGAGGTGGATGCCCTTCTATCCGTGCCCGACGAGTCTGCGCGGCCCGATCGGGCCGCGCAGGCGCGTATCGAGGGGCAGCACCTGGCCCGCGCGCTCGCCGAGATGCCGCCGCGACGCGCCGAGGCGTTTCGGCTGAGTCGGCTGAATGGCCTGAGCCATCAGGCCATCGCGAGCCGTCTCGGCGTGTCGGTCCGGACGGTGGAGGGGGAGATCCGGATGGCCCTCGATCACTGCGCCGAGCGGCTCGGCCGGCGGCCCCCGAACCCGTGA
- a CDS encoding tyrosine-type recombinase/integrase, translating into MGHSAHDPAVKGRPAWNAGRKLGAKRALKPQQVWAIRFWLDRERRTRDRAMFDLAIDSKLRGCDIVKLKIGDLVSGGRVRSRAIVIQRKTGRPVQFELLEPARTSILAWLEARGGTLDDYAFPSRLDGVTHISTRQYARLVDEWVAGIGLRSEDYGTHSLRRTKASLIYKRTGNLRAVQILLGHTKIESTVRYLGVDVEDALTLAEGTEI; encoded by the coding sequence ATGGGACATTCTGCACACGATCCGGCCGTCAAAGGACGGCCGGCCTGGAATGCTGGCCGCAAGCTCGGTGCCAAACGAGCCCTCAAACCTCAGCAGGTCTGGGCCATTCGGTTCTGGCTTGACCGCGAACGGCGCACGCGCGACCGGGCAATGTTCGATCTCGCCATCGACAGCAAGCTGCGCGGCTGCGACATCGTCAAGCTAAAGATCGGCGATCTCGTCAGTGGCGGTCGCGTTCGTAGCCGGGCCATCGTCATCCAGCGCAAGACCGGCCGACCGGTGCAGTTCGAATTACTCGAACCCGCACGAACCAGCATCCTCGCATGGCTGGAGGCCAGGGGTGGTACGCTCGACGACTACGCTTTCCCCAGCAGGCTCGACGGCGTCACGCACATCAGCACCAGGCAGTATGCACGCTTGGTCGATGAGTGGGTCGCGGGCATCGGGCTGCGCAGCGAGGATTATGGCACCCATTCCCTCCGCCGCACGAAGGCGTCGTTGATTTACAAGCGGACTGGCAACCTGCGTGCCGTCCAGATCCTACTTGGCCATACTAAGATCGAGAGCACGGTCAGATACCTCGGCGTCGACGTCGAGGATGCCCTGACCTTGGCAGAGGGAACTGAGATTTGA
- a CDS encoding type 1 glutamine amidotransferase domain-containing protein: protein MSLQGKTIAILIAPRGTEEPEFTKPRDALLAAGATVTVVGLEAGEAETVNNDLDPAGKYPVDKVIDGVSASDFDGLIIPGGSVGADKLRGSEAVVGFVRDFFQQAKPVGVICHGPWTLVEADVVKGRKLTSFPTVKTDIRNAGGEWVDAEVVVDKGLVTSRNPKDLPAFCAKIVEEFAEGRHPDQARSA, encoded by the coding sequence ATGTCGCTTCAGGGCAAGACCATCGCCATCCTGATCGCCCCCCGGGGAACGGAGGAGCCGGAGTTCACAAAGCCCCGCGACGCGCTGCTGGCGGCCGGCGCGACGGTAACCGTGGTCGGGCTTGAGGCGGGCGAGGCCGAGACGGTCAACAACGACCTCGACCCGGCTGGGAAGTATCCGGTCGACAAGGTCATCGACGGCGTGTCCGCCTCAGACTTCGACGGTCTCATCATCCCCGGCGGCAGCGTGGGGGCCGACAAGCTCCGGGGCAGCGAGGCCGTGGTCGGCTTCGTCCGGGACTTCTTCCAGCAGGCCAAGCCGGTCGGCGTCATCTGCCACGGGCCCTGGACGCTGGTGGAGGCCGACGTCGTGAAGGGGCGCAAGCTGACGTCGTTCCCGACCGTGAAGACCGACATCCGCAACGCGGGCGGGGAATGGGTCGACGCGGAGGTGGTAGTCGACAAGGGCCTCGTCACCAGCCGCAACCCGAAGGACCTGCCGGCGTTCTGCGCCAAGATCGTCGAAGAGTTTGCGGAAGGGCGTCATCCGGACCAGGCCCGCAGCGCCTGA
- a CDS encoding catalase family protein yields the protein MTFLRYAPDIETPAPDEQKSIDGIIQGMTQQSQVVEKREHRAVRASHAKSSACVVGELVVPENLPPELAQGLFARPGTYKVAVRFAQGPGEILGDRVSTHRGMSIKVFGVPGEKLSGHDVETQDFVLATGTTFPSGTAAGFLRDGTVIGKSTGMPEGVKSAVAATARNLNRVLHAFGTESAMADFLGHPYSHPLADSYFSQAPMRFGDYVAKLGAVPASPAQRNLAEWELDPHGDEDGFRHAAAAFFRDNTAVYDLKAQLWADAERQPIEDASVDWPVAISPYRTVATLRLPRQDAYSPERVRYFDEVMTFRPAHSLAAHQPLGSVMRARLQVYRALSDFRHRENGVTAENTASPESIPA from the coding sequence ATGACATTCCTTCGCTACGCCCCCGATATCGAGACGCCCGCCCCGGACGAGCAGAAGTCCATCGACGGTATCATCCAGGGGATGACTCAGCAGTCGCAGGTCGTGGAGAAGCGCGAGCACCGAGCGGTACGCGCGAGTCACGCGAAGAGCTCGGCCTGCGTCGTCGGGGAGTTGGTCGTTCCGGAGAACCTGCCCCCGGAACTCGCGCAGGGCCTGTTCGCTAGGCCGGGTACGTACAAGGTGGCCGTGCGCTTCGCGCAAGGGCCCGGGGAAATCCTGGGCGACCGGGTGTCGACCCACCGCGGCATGTCGATCAAGGTCTTCGGAGTGCCGGGCGAGAAGCTGTCTGGGCACGACGTCGAGACCCAGGACTTCGTACTCGCCACCGGCACGACCTTCCCGTCGGGCACCGCGGCGGGCTTCCTGCGCGACGGCACGGTCATCGGGAAATCGACCGGCATGCCGGAGGGTGTGAAGAGCGCCGTCGCGGCCACAGCCCGCAACCTCAACCGAGTGCTGCACGCGTTTGGCACCGAGAGCGCCATGGCCGATTTCCTCGGTCATCCCTACAGCCACCCGCTCGCCGACAGCTACTTCAGTCAGGCCCCGATGCGGTTCGGCGACTACGTCGCCAAGCTCGGGGCGGTGCCGGCTTCGCCCGCGCAACGGAACCTCGCCGAATGGGAGCTTGACCCGCACGGTGACGAGGACGGTTTCCGCCACGCGGCCGCGGCCTTCTTCCGCGACAACACGGCGGTCTACGATCTGAAGGCGCAGCTCTGGGCCGATGCCGAACGGCAACCCATCGAGGATGCCTCGGTCGACTGGCCGGTCGCAATCAGCCCGTACCGCACGGTGGCGACGCTCCGCCTGCCCCGGCAGGATGCCTACTCGCCCGAGCGGGTCCGCTACTTCGACGAGGTGATGACCTTCCGCCCCGCGCACAGCCTGGCGGCGCACCAACCGCTGGGTTCGGTGATGCGGGCGCGTCTTCAGGTCTACCGGGCGCTGAGCGACTTCCGCCATCGGGAGAACGGCGTGACCGCCGAGAACACCGCCTCGCCCGAGAGCATCCCGGCTTGA
- a CDS encoding catalase family protein codes for MRSPVRYTPDVEAVLPDEGQTIEQLNQTFDKILNRVAEHSGHAVRSVHAKSHGILEGALTIDAGLPPELAQGLFATPGQHKVYMRLSTNAGDILPDAVSLPRGLALKVLDVEGERLPDAEGTTQNFIMVNGKVFQAPSAEKFLSSLKLLAGTTDRAEGLKVAASTVLRGVNKALHAVGIDSPTIGSLGGAPNVDPLGETYYSLTPFRYGEYIAKFSLAPVAPALTALTGTEIDASGRANAIRETVQSEMMGIAGEWEFRVQLCRDLEHQPIEDPTVEWKEDEAPFQRVGIVRVQPQDSWDPARVQAVDEEMRFSVWTGLAAHRPLGNINRARNAPYRHSAEFRERFNRCPIHEPGTVR; via the coding sequence TTGCGATCACCGGTGCGATACACCCCCGACGTCGAGGCGGTGCTGCCAGACGAAGGGCAGACCATCGAGCAGCTCAACCAGACCTTCGATAAGATCCTGAACCGGGTCGCGGAGCATTCGGGCCATGCTGTGCGCTCGGTCCACGCGAAGTCGCATGGCATCCTTGAAGGGGCTCTGACGATCGATGCGGGCCTGCCCCCCGAGCTGGCCCAAGGCCTGTTCGCCACTCCCGGCCAGCACAAGGTCTACATGCGGTTGTCGACCAATGCCGGCGACATCCTTCCCGATGCGGTCTCCCTGCCCCGTGGCCTCGCACTCAAGGTGTTGGACGTCGAGGGCGAGCGCCTGCCGGATGCGGAGGGGACGACCCAGAACTTCATCATGGTCAACGGCAAGGTGTTCCAGGCACCGAGCGCCGAGAAGTTTCTGAGCAGCCTCAAGCTGCTGGCCGGCACTACGGACCGCGCCGAGGGGCTGAAGGTCGCCGCCTCCACGGTCCTGCGCGGCGTCAATAAGGCTCTGCATGCGGTAGGCATCGACAGCCCCACCATCGGCTCTCTGGGCGGTGCGCCCAATGTCGATCCGCTCGGCGAGACCTACTATAGCCTGACCCCGTTCCGGTACGGTGAATACATCGCCAAGTTCTCGCTGGCCCCCGTCGCGCCGGCTCTGACCGCCCTGACCGGCACTGAGATCGATGCCTCCGGCCGCGCAAACGCCATCCGCGAGACCGTGCAGTCTGAGATGATGGGCATCGCAGGCGAGTGGGAATTCCGCGTGCAGCTCTGTCGCGATCTCGAACACCAGCCGATCGAGGACCCAACGGTGGAGTGGAAGGAGGACGAGGCACCGTTCCAGCGGGTCGGGATTGTTCGAGTTCAGCCGCAGGACAGTTGGGATCCTGCACGGGTCCAGGCGGTGGACGAGGAGATGCGGTTCAGCGTGTGGACCGGCCTCGCAGCGCACCGACCTCTCGGCAACATCAACCGAGCCCGCAACGCCCCCTATCGGCATTCGGCCGAGTTCCGCGAGCGGTTCAACCGCTGCCCGATCCACGAGCCGGGTACGGTGCGCTGA
- a CDS encoding alpha/beta hydrolase family protein — MLLSHGSGASALAMDWLGHRLAERGFVAIGIDHHGHTSNQTYRAEGFLCLWERARDVTALLDDPSWRGDLGIAVEDRACIAGFSAGAYSALLLAGARVAYSQFEPDNPVTSPIRGPREFPQLAEELPKLQSSAVFRASWERRRDDYRDERVRCAVAIAPGRSVLGFSEESLRAITRPVLLIGGDADTTAPPDLCCRALQTSVDTSTFETIRGGVNHYTFLPEGSDRGREAAPELFEDASGLDRKSVHDHVAAMVAEFDERVRS; from the coding sequence ATGCTGCTTTCTCATGGCAGCGGTGCAAGCGCCCTCGCAATGGATTGGCTTGGCCATCGACTAGCAGAGCGCGGCTTCGTCGCCATTGGCATCGATCACCACGGGCACACGAGCAACCAGACCTATCGGGCGGAGGGATTTCTCTGCCTTTGGGAGCGTGCACGTGACGTTACCGCTCTGCTCGATGATCCGTCCTGGCGAGGCGATCTCGGCATAGCAGTCGAGGACCGGGCCTGCATCGCCGGCTTCTCGGCCGGTGCCTACTCCGCGCTGCTCCTCGCAGGTGCGCGCGTCGCCTACTCGCAGTTTGAGCCTGACAATCCGGTCACGAGCCCGATCCGAGGCCCGCGCGAATTTCCGCAACTTGCTGAGGAGTTGCCCAAACTGCAATCGAGCGCAGTGTTTCGTGCCTCGTGGGAGAGGCGGCGTGATGACTACCGTGACGAGCGCGTACGATGCGCGGTCGCCATTGCTCCAGGACGATCCGTCCTCGGCTTCTCCGAAGAGAGCCTGCGCGCCATCACCCGTCCCGTCCTCCTCATAGGTGGCGACGCCGATACTACTGCTCCGCCCGACCTATGCTGCCGGGCGCTCCAAACGAGCGTCGACACCAGCACCTTCGAGACGATCCGCGGTGGGGTGAACCACTACACGTTCCTTCCGGAAGGCAGCGATAGAGGGCGAGAAGCTGCTCCGGAACTGTTCGAGGATGCATCTGGGTTAGATCGCAAAAGCGTTCACGACCACGTTGCCGCAATGGTTGCGGAATTCGACGAGCGCGTCCGCTCTTGA